GTGATCACCCAGAAAGGCCGCGGTTTCGAACCTGCCGAAGCGGATCCCGTGGGTTATCACGCGCTCAATAAAATTGAGCCCAAGCGCCCGGTCACCGACCCGGCGGCGCCGAAAAAACCCAAGTTCCAGGACGTATTCGGCGACTGGTTGTGCGATACCGCCACCCAGGATGCGCGCCTGGTCGGCATTACTCCGGCCATGTGCGAAGGCTCTGGCATGGTGCGCTTCGCGCGCGAATTCCCACACCAGTTTCACGACGTCGCCATCGCCGAACAACACGCGGTTACGCTGGCGGCCGGACTTGCCTGCGAAGGGCAGAAACCGGTAGTCGCCATTTACTCCACGTTTTTACAGCGCGCCTACGATCAGTTAATTCACGATGTGGCCATCCAGAACCTGGATGTCACCTTTGGCATTGACCGCGCCGGTCTGGTGGGTGAAGACGGCCCCACCCATGCAGGCGCCTTCGACCTGAGTTTTATGCGTTGCGTCCCCAACATGGTGATTGCCGCGCCCAGCGATGAAAACGAATGCCGCAAATTGCTGACCAGCGCCTATCAGTACCCCGGCCCGGCTGCCGTGCGCTACCCGCGCGGCACCGGTACAGGCGTTACCATTGAGACGGAACTGACGCCCTTGCCGGTTGGCAAAGGCGTACAGTTGCGCCAGGGTAAAGACATCGCCATTCTGAATTTTGGCACCCTGCTGTCCAATGCGCTGCCGGCAGCCGATCAGCTCAACGCCAGTGTGTGCGACATGCGCTGGGTTAAACCGCTGGATGAAACACTCGTGCTGACCATGGCCAAACAACATTCACTGTTGGTGACCTTGGAAGAAAACGCCGTGGCGGGTGGCGCCGGCTCGGCCGTGCTCGAACTGCTGAACAGCCATGGCCTGTGTGTACCGGTCCTGCAACTCGGCTTACCCGATCGCTACGTAGAACACGGCAAACAGGCTGAAATGCTGGCCGATGCTGAATTAAACGCCGACGCCATTCTGGCCCGCATTACCGACCGGCGCGACAAACTGGGATTGAAGCCGGCCGCCAGCGCATGAAAAAGTCCTCCGCGATTATTTTCTTTGTAGTGGCCGGCGGCGTTTTCACCCTGGGCAAATGCAGTGCGGGACCCGGCCCAGCCGAGCAGCGCATGGCAACCGAAGCCAGTGCACGTTACGCCGAATTAAAAGCCGCGCGCGACGCCAGGCGCAATAACAGCATCGAACTGGACGCTTCACTGCAGCAACTCGGCGATCTGTACATACCAGACGACGCGCTGGCCAACTGCATCGAGCGCACAGTCAGTCACGCGCTCACGCACTCGGGCGGCGCCGCGATTGCCAGCGCGACCGATATCACCTCGCTGACATGCCCCAGTCAATCCATCTCGCGCCTGACCGGCATTGAACACTTCACCCGCCTGACCGAGCTGGACTTGTCCCATAACAAAATTGACAATGCCGATGCACTCAACGCACTGCAGGCGCTGGAAAAACTCGACCTGACCGGCAATCAGATAAAGAATATCTGGGGATTACAGGGACTGGATCGGCTGACCCAGCTCAAACTGAAAGACAATCCGGTGACTGACCTGCACTTTTTGTCGGGCTTCGAGAAACTGGAATCCGTCGAATTCCGCCTCGATGCCAGGCAACGCTGTGATTATCTGGTCAATATAAAAAACGCGCTGAAACAGTCCAAAGCATCGCTGCGCATACCCAGCCGCTGCGTCGATGAGTTCGGCGAGCCCGCACGTATCAGCGATTTTGAGTAGGCGGTTTGTGTTCACCGACGAATGTCGCCAACACCTCAGACAGCTTTGATCTCAGCGCTTCAATTCCCGTCGCCTTGGTAACATAGCCCGCCGCACCCGCTTGTAAACACGCGGCAATATCTTCCGGATCTTCCGAGGTGGACAACATGACCACCGGAACCCCCAATGGGCTGCAGTGCCCGGCAAATTCTATTCCGCTCATGCCCGCAAGCCGGACGTCGGCAAGTATCAGGTCAAACTCTTTGGGCGAGCCCGCCAGTGCGGCTTCTGCGCTGGCAAAACTCACAAGATCCACACGCAGCGCCGCCAGCGCGGCTCGGATTAACAAGCGGTGATCTTCGTTGTCTTCCACCAACATCACCCGTCTGGCCACGGTCATCCACGCCCCTTGCGCTTGCGCGCGTACATGGCCTTGTCAGCCTGTTCCAATTCCGCCTCCGGTTTGCCGCCGGCGCCAGCCACCAGGCCAGCACTGGCACTCACGCCAACCGCCTGATCCTGCCATTGCAATGGCTGCTCTGCCAATTGCTGCGCCAGGCGTTGCAACATGGCCTCGGCGTCCGACACGCTGCTGTGAGGCAATAACACCAGAAATTCATCGCCGCCCAGGCGCACCACGGAATCGCCTTCGCGCACCAACGCCGCCATAGCCGATGCCAGCATGCGAATGGCCGCGTCGCCCGCCAAATGCCCGAACTGATCGTTAATGGCTTTCAGGTTATCCATGTCGAGCAAACACAACGTATAGGGATAACCATAACGCCGGTAATCAGCCGACAGTTTCCGTAATGCACGCATGCCATAGCGCCGGTTAAACACACCGGTCAGGGCATCGTGCTCGGACTCGTCTTTTAATTGGTTAAGTATGGCCTGACGCTCAACTGCATGACGGATGACGCGCTTCAGTAACGATGGCGACAACTCGGATTTGGCGACAAAATCCGCGGCCCCCAGTCGCATCAATTCGCTGTCCAGTTGATCATCTTCATGCACGGTGACCACAATTACCGGAAAGTCCGACAACTGTGGCAAGAGTTCCTTGGCGGTTACCAGGCCCACGGAGAAATCCAACAAACAGATATCGAACACCTGCTCTTTTAACGCCGCGTGCATGGCATCAACGTCTTCGCATTGGTGCAGACGGTACTCCATGCCCGACTCGGCCAGCATGCGCTCAAGGATCAGGCGATGATCCTCTTCATCTTCCACGTGTAATATTGCTAGCCTATGCATTGGATCCATCCGAATCTGATACAGAATGTAAATGCGCCACAAACTGGGCGCCGCCCATATCGCTGGTTTCTACCCAGATATCGCCTTGGTGTCGCTCACAGATACTGCGACAAATGGCCAGCCCCACGCCCGACCCTTCACCGCTGGTGTGGGCGCGGACGAACAGATCGAATACGCGCTGGCGATCGGCTTCGCGCACACCCGGCCCGTTGTCCGCCACGCTGATAGTCACGCCCTCCTGGGTTTGCGCGATACTCAGCCGCACAATGGGCGACTGCACCTGACTCCGGTACTTGACTGCATTGGCGAGCAGATTATCGAGCAGCTGGCGTACCAGAGTGCGATAACCGGAGAACACTTCACACGACAACACCAGTTCCAGTTTGCCGCCCAGATCACGCAGCTGGGGCCGGTAGATCAGCACCAATTCATCGACCAGTGCGGGCAACGAGAAAGACTCCACCGGCAATTGCTGATGGCCGATGCGCGACAAGGCCAACAGATCGTTCAATAACCCTTCCATTTGCTTACAGTTGCGCACTACACGGGCCAACAATTGCCGACTGTCTTCCATGCCGTTAGCTGGCAACTGATGAATCACCAGGTCCACCAGGCCGGCGATGGCCACCAGGGGCGATTTGAGATCGTGAGAAACCGCGTACACAAACCGCTCGAGGGCCTCGGTGCGTTGCTTGAGCAACGATTCCTGTCGTAAGCGCTGGCGGATATCGATCAGGGTATACACCTCGAAGGGAACCTGGTTCACCGTCAGCGACGTATGCCGCACCTCCACCGGCACCGTCCGCCCACCGCGACAGTGCAATGCGCCATCGCTGGCGCTGCGTTCCAAGCCAACCCCGCCACTGACCACCGGCAGCAAATCGGCCACGTTTTTATTCACCAGCTCATCTTCGTAGCCGGATAAGCGTGCAGCCTCGCGGTTGTGCAGGCAAACCTCACCCGTCTCGGAGACCAACAATAAACCCGTGGGAGCCAGGTCTGCCATTTGCTGAAATTTCTGCGCCAGAAACAGCTGCTCCTGCGACTTGACCGCATGCAGCTGGGCACTTCGCCGGTGTGAAACCAGCGTCAACGCCATCACAAACAACAACAGGCTATCGAGCAGCCCCACTGCCAACACCAACCAGGGCGCGCTGCCACCGGCTTCGCTATCGAATGCCGGTGTCGAGCGCGCGGTCAATCGCCAACTGCGACCGGCAAACGCCAGTTGGCTTTCACCAAAAAAACGCCCCGAGGACAGCGGCGGCACCGACGCGTACAGTGTTGCCGGTTCGTCACTCACGTCCTCGATATGAAATACCAGATCAGGCCAGTGCTCACCCAGCGCACCCTGCATGAGCTTTTTCATTCTGAAGGGGGCATAGACGAAGCCCTGCGGCTTATCGCCCAGCCGGGCATTGTCGGCCCACACGGGCAGGTACAACAAAAAGCCCAGCTGCACATCTTCCTTGGTTTCCTGCACCAATGTGACGATGCCGCTGGCGCTGGCTTCGCCACTGCTGATGGCCCGATCCATTGCCGCGCGACGCACGGGCTCGGAATACATGTCGTAACCAAACGCGCGCTGATTGCGCCAATCGAAGGGTTCCAGATAGGTCACCGGCACATACCAGTCCCGATGCCCCGGCGGCGACACCATAAAGCCGGGAAAACCTTGCGTTACCAGGTCTTTTTCGTAGCCTTTCAGGTCAGTGCTGCTGACCATTGCGGCGTAACCGATGCCCTGGATGCCGGGGTAAAACCGGTCGATATCCAGCGTTTCCACAAACTCGCCAAATTCTTCCCGCGACACGTGTTCGGATGCATTAAACAGACCCACACCGGCACGCAAGGTGCTCACATAGGTGTCCAGGTGATGATAGATATCGAAGGTAAGCTTTTCGAGCCGGCGCTCAAACGCTTCCTGGCTGGCACGATTGGTTTCCTGCTGGGTGATGTAGGTGGCAAAGGCACTTACCAACAAAGACACCAGCAAAACGAGCCAGGGCGGCTTGGCCCCCAATGCATGTAGGAATGTTGACATAAACCGGACATTCTCTTGGTCTGTCCGGTAAATCTAGCAGCAGATCAGCGCCCGTGCGGCCTCATTGAGGGGAATCGTCGGCCCCGTCTTCCAGCAGATGTCCCAATTTGCCCTTCTTGGTTTCAAGGTACTTGGCATTGTGGGGATTGCGTCCTGTCTGGTGGGCCAGGCGCTCGACCACGGGAATGCCGATGTCCTGCAACGCTTTGACTTTACGCGGGTTGTTGGTCATGAGCCGGATTTTCTCAATGGCCAGATGCTCGATCATAGGCTTGAGGATCGTGTAGTCACGCATATCGGCACCAAAACCCAGCGCCTCATTAGCCTCCACGGTATCGGCACCGCAATCCTGCAAATGGTAGGCGCGGATCTTGTTGAGCAGGCCAATACCCCGGCCTTCCTGGCGCAGATAAAAAATGGCGCCGCGACCGGCCTGGGCGACCTTGTACATAGCCGCCTGCA
This region of Simiduia agarivorans SA1 = DSM 21679 genomic DNA includes:
- a CDS encoding response regulator, producing MTVARRVMLVEDNEDHRLLIRAALAALRVDLVSFASAEAALAGSPKEFDLILADVRLAGMSGIEFAGHCSPLGVPVVMLSTSEDPEDIAACLQAGAAGYVTKATGIEALRSKLSEVLATFVGEHKPPTQNR
- a CDS encoding CHASE domain-containing sensor histidine kinase — its product is MSTFLHALGAKPPWLVLLVSLLVSAFATYITQQETNRASQEAFERRLEKLTFDIYHHLDTYVSTLRAGVGLFNASEHVSREEFGEFVETLDIDRFYPGIQGIGYAAMVSSTDLKGYEKDLVTQGFPGFMVSPPGHRDWYVPVTYLEPFDWRNQRAFGYDMYSEPVRRAAMDRAISSGEASASGIVTLVQETKEDVQLGFLLYLPVWADNARLGDKPQGFVYAPFRMKKLMQGALGEHWPDLVFHIEDVSDEPATLYASVPPLSSGRFFGESQLAFAGRSWRLTARSTPAFDSEAGGSAPWLVLAVGLLDSLLLFVMALTLVSHRRSAQLHAVKSQEQLFLAQKFQQMADLAPTGLLLVSETGEVCLHNREAARLSGYEDELVNKNVADLLPVVSGGVGLERSASDGALHCRGGRTVPVEVRHTSLTVNQVPFEVYTLIDIRQRLRQESLLKQRTEALERFVYAVSHDLKSPLVAIAGLVDLVIHQLPANGMEDSRQLLARVVRNCKQMEGLLNDLLALSRIGHQQLPVESFSLPALVDELVLIYRPQLRDLGGKLELVLSCEVFSGYRTLVRQLLDNLLANAVKYRSQVQSPIVRLSIAQTQEGVTISVADNGPGVREADRQRVFDLFVRAHTSGEGSGVGLAICRSICERHQGDIWVETSDMGGAQFVAHLHSVSDSDGSNA
- the dxs gene encoding 1-deoxy-D-xylulose-5-phosphate synthase, which translates into the protein MFKEIPRSRPATPLLDSVNSPEALRALDTAALDQLAHELRHFLLYCVGQTGGHFGAGLGVVELTIALHYVYNTPADKLVWDVGHQTYPHKILTGRREQMLSMRQRGGLAGFPKRTESAFDSFGVGHSSTSISAALGMALGHQMAGLDNKTVAIIGDGAMTGGMAFEALTHAAHTETDMLVILNDNNMSISKNVGGLATYFSRIWASKTYNSLREGSRKVLSKIPSAWEFAKRTEEHMKGMVSPGTLFEELGFNYVGPIDGHDTERLVHYLSNLRDIKGPKLLHVITQKGRGFEPAEADPVGYHALNKIEPKRPVTDPAAPKKPKFQDVFGDWLCDTATQDARLVGITPAMCEGSGMVRFAREFPHQFHDVAIAEQHAVTLAAGLACEGQKPVVAIYSTFLQRAYDQLIHDVAIQNLDVTFGIDRAGLVGEDGPTHAGAFDLSFMRCVPNMVIAAPSDENECRKLLTSAYQYPGPAAVRYPRGTGTGVTIETELTPLPVGKGVQLRQGKDIAILNFGTLLSNALPAADQLNASVCDMRWVKPLDETLVLTMAKQHSLLVTLEENAVAGGAGSAVLELLNSHGLCVPVLQLGLPDRYVEHGKQAEMLADAELNADAILARITDRRDKLGLKPAASA
- a CDS encoding diguanylate cyclase response regulator, which gives rise to MHRLAILHVEDEEDHRLILERMLAESGMEYRLHQCEDVDAMHAALKEQVFDICLLDFSVGLVTAKELLPQLSDFPVIVVTVHEDDQLDSELMRLGAADFVAKSELSPSLLKRVIRHAVERQAILNQLKDESEHDALTGVFNRRYGMRALRKLSADYRRYGYPYTLCLLDMDNLKAINDQFGHLAGDAAIRMLASAMAALVREGDSVVRLGGDEFLVLLPHSSVSDAEAMLQRLAQQLAEQPLQWQDQAVGVSASAGLVAGAGGKPEAELEQADKAMYARKRKGRG
- a CDS encoding leucine-rich repeat domain-containing protein is translated as MKKSSAIIFFVVAGGVFTLGKCSAGPGPAEQRMATEASARYAELKAARDARRNNSIELDASLQQLGDLYIPDDALANCIERTVSHALTHSGGAAIASATDITSLTCPSQSISRLTGIEHFTRLTELDLSHNKIDNADALNALQALEKLDLTGNQIKNIWGLQGLDRLTQLKLKDNPVTDLHFLSGFEKLESVEFRLDARQRCDYLVNIKNALKQSKASLRIPSRCVDEFGEPARISDFE
- the ribA gene encoding GTP cyclohydrolase II; this translates as MSIRYIESCRLPTPWGTFDMHGFEDTTSQKEHVVLTMGDVRGDEPVLARIHSECLTGDGLFSLRCDCGAQLQAAMYKVAQAGRGAIFYLRQEGRGIGLLNKIRAYHLQDCGADTVEANEALGFGADMRDYTILKPMIEHLAIEKIRLMTNNPRKVKALQDIGIPVVERLAHQTGRNPHNAKYLETKKGKLGHLLEDGADDSPQ